From a region of the Streptomyces sp. B21-083 genome:
- a CDS encoding AMP-dependent synthetase/ligase yields the protein MREFTNPPLALAPPVGGLADVVFEHAQEDPLRVALGRKDEAGQWGDVTAGEFRDEVLALAKGLLAQGIRFGDRVAIMSRTRYEWTLFDYALWTIGAQVVPIYSTSSAEQVFWMLYDAEVTAAMVEHEDHAMTIATVIDRLPRLRQLWQLDVGAVQELYEAGAHLDDDMVHRHRLAVTPESTATIIYTSGTTGRPKGCVITHANFMFEADTVIERWEPVFHSKKGDEAATLLFLPLAHVFGRMVQVAAIRGGVRFGHQPQLNAAALLPDLAAFRPTFFLGVPYIFEKVFGAARRKAEREGRSGPFEKAVEVAVRYAEAMEEKAWDVGPGPSAGLRMQHQLFEKLVYSKIRAAMGGRVRQAMTGGSGMDRRLGLFFAGAGVHIYEGYGLTETTAAATANPPERTRYGTVGQPIPGMTVHIADDGEIWLRGDNVFQGYLNNQKATDATLHDGWLATGDLGSLDEDGFLTITGRKKEILVTSGGKSVAPGGLEERVRDHPLVAQCIVVGNDRPYIAALVTLDREAVEHWLAMRDKPQLTSTELVRDPDLEKEVRRAVVAANTLVSKAESIRTFRILAQPFTEEHGLLTPSLKLKRKAIEDAYAKEVEALYRA from the coding sequence TTGCGCGAATTCACCAACCCTCCGTTGGCGTTGGCGCCGCCCGTGGGCGGACTGGCCGACGTGGTGTTCGAACATGCCCAGGAAGACCCCCTGCGTGTCGCGCTCGGCCGCAAGGACGAGGCGGGCCAGTGGGGCGACGTGACGGCGGGCGAGTTCCGCGACGAGGTCCTCGCCCTCGCCAAGGGCCTGCTCGCACAGGGCATCCGGTTCGGGGACCGGGTCGCGATCATGTCCCGTACGCGCTATGAGTGGACGCTCTTCGACTACGCGCTGTGGACGATCGGCGCCCAGGTGGTGCCGATCTACTCGACGTCCTCGGCGGAGCAGGTCTTCTGGATGCTGTACGACGCCGAGGTCACGGCGGCGATGGTGGAGCACGAGGACCACGCGATGACCATCGCCACGGTCATCGACCGGCTTCCCCGGCTGCGCCAGTTGTGGCAGCTCGACGTCGGCGCCGTGCAGGAGCTGTACGAGGCCGGCGCGCATCTCGACGACGACATGGTGCACCGGCACCGGCTCGCGGTCACCCCCGAGTCGACCGCGACGATCATCTACACCTCCGGCACCACGGGCCGCCCGAAGGGCTGTGTGATCACCCACGCCAACTTCATGTTCGAGGCGGACACCGTCATCGAGCGGTGGGAACCGGTGTTCCACTCCAAGAAGGGCGACGAGGCGGCGACTCTCCTCTTTCTCCCCCTCGCGCATGTCTTCGGCCGGATGGTGCAGGTGGCCGCGATCCGCGGCGGCGTACGTTTCGGCCACCAGCCGCAGCTGAACGCGGCTGCCCTGCTGCCCGACCTCGCCGCGTTCCGGCCGACGTTCTTCCTCGGCGTGCCGTACATCTTCGAGAAGGTCTTCGGCGCCGCCCGCCGCAAGGCCGAGCGGGAGGGCAGATCCGGCCCGTTCGAGAAGGCCGTCGAGGTCGCGGTGCGCTACGCGGAGGCCATGGAGGAGAAGGCCTGGGATGTGGGCCCCGGCCCGTCGGCGGGCCTGCGGATGCAGCACCAGCTCTTCGAGAAGCTCGTGTACTCCAAGATCCGGGCCGCGATGGGCGGGCGCGTACGGCAGGCGATGACCGGCGGCTCGGGCATGGACCGGCGGCTCGGCCTGTTCTTCGCGGGCGCGGGCGTCCACATCTACGAGGGCTACGGCCTGACGGAGACGACGGCGGCGGCCACCGCGAACCCCCCGGAGCGGACCCGATACGGCACCGTCGGCCAGCCCATCCCGGGCATGACGGTGCACATCGCGGACGACGGCGAGATCTGGCTGCGCGGCGACAACGTCTTCCAGGGCTATCTGAACAACCAGAAGGCGACGGACGCGACCCTGCACGACGGATGGCTGGCCACCGGCGATCTGGGCTCCCTCGACGAGGACGGCTTCCTCACGATCACCGGCCGCAAGAAGGAGATCCTGGTGACCTCGGGCGGCAAGAGCGTCGCCCCGGGAGGCCTGGAGGAACGCGTCCGGGACCATCCCCTGGTCGCCCAGTGCATCGTGGTCGGCAACGACCGGCCGTACATCGCGGCCCTGGTCACCCTGGACCGGGAGGCCGTCGAGCACTGGCTCGCCATGCGCGACAAGCCGCAGCTGACCTCGACGGAACTGGTCCGCGACCCGGACCTGGAGAAGGAGGTGCGGCGTGCCGTGGTCGCCGCGAACACCCTGGTCTCCAAGGCCGAGTCGATCCGGACCTTCCGCATCCTGGCCCAGCCGTTCACCGAGGAACACGGTCTGCTGACGCCGTCCCTGAAACTGAAACGCAAGGCGATCGAGGACGCGTACGCGAAGGAGGTCGAGGCCCTGTACCGGGCCTGA
- a CDS encoding PQQ-dependent sugar dehydrogenase, which produces MKKPSRALPWGLSLALAVPLVGLAGSAARAATDYQAEDATVVQGAVATNHTGYTGTGFVDYTNVTGSYVEFTVSAASAGTSGVVLRYSNGTAVDRPMDISVGGAVVASGVSFPATADWNTWVTKTVDVPLTAGSNKIRATATTAGGGPNLDRISVAAAADTQAPTRPGQPSCPDIGENGLTLAWGASTDNAGVTAYDLYEHGNKIGEASGSSTSKALTGLTPATTYNLTVIARDAAGNTSAASPVVDCTTTPSTDTSAPTKPGTLSAANVTANSAELTWGASTDNRAVVAYDVRSGSTVYKSVTDKTSTTLTGLACDSPYTLNVVARDAAGNVSEPSNTVGLTTKACATDGGVPSSVSTLSSGWTIPWGTYWMPDGQSALVTERDDFGVWKLAKDGTRTKVGTVPEAVTTNGEGGLLGVAVDPKWATNHYVYFMHTASEGNRVVRMTYDGTKLGDYKILLQGIKKNRYHNGGRLAFGPDGYLYVSTGEAQTPDLAQDRNSLNGKILRMTTDGKAAPGNPFGNYVYSLGHRNPQGLAFDRGGRLWEAEFGNSSKDELNLIKPGANYGWPTCEGSCGVSGMTNPKATWNVSDASPSGIAIVRNVVYMASLRGERLWRVPINGDNESVGTPTAYYVGTYGRLRTVTKVPGADQLWLSTTNSDNNGGEPDGSDKIFRVNIS; this is translated from the coding sequence ATGAAGAAACCCAGCAGAGCACTGCCATGGGGGCTGTCACTGGCCCTCGCCGTCCCGCTCGTCGGTCTGGCGGGCTCCGCCGCGCGGGCCGCCACCGACTACCAGGCCGAGGACGCCACCGTCGTGCAGGGCGCGGTGGCCACCAACCACACCGGCTACACGGGCACCGGCTTCGTCGACTACACCAACGTCACCGGTTCGTATGTGGAGTTCACGGTGAGCGCCGCCTCCGCCGGAACCTCCGGGGTCGTCCTGCGGTACTCCAACGGCACCGCTGTCGACCGCCCGATGGACATCTCCGTCGGCGGCGCGGTGGTCGCCTCGGGCGTGTCCTTCCCGGCCACCGCCGACTGGAACACCTGGGTCACCAAGACGGTCGACGTCCCGCTGACCGCGGGCTCCAACAAGATCCGCGCGACCGCCACCACCGCGGGCGGCGGCCCCAACCTCGACCGCATCAGCGTCGCGGCGGCTGCCGACACCCAGGCCCCGACCCGTCCCGGGCAGCCGAGTTGCCCGGACATCGGCGAGAACGGCCTCACCCTCGCCTGGGGTGCCTCGACCGACAACGCGGGCGTGACAGCGTACGACCTCTACGAGCACGGCAACAAGATCGGTGAGGCGTCCGGGAGTTCGACCTCGAAGGCGCTGACCGGTCTGACGCCCGCCACCACCTACAATCTGACCGTCATCGCCCGCGACGCGGCCGGCAACACCTCCGCCGCCAGCCCCGTCGTCGACTGCACCACCACACCCAGTACCGACACCAGCGCGCCGACGAAGCCCGGCACCCTCTCGGCCGCCAATGTCACCGCGAACAGCGCCGAGTTGACGTGGGGTGCCTCGACGGACAACCGGGCGGTCGTCGCGTACGACGTGCGCAGCGGCTCCACCGTCTACAAGTCCGTCACCGACAAGACCTCGACCACCCTCACCGGCCTCGCATGCGACAGCCCCTACACGCTGAACGTCGTCGCGCGCGACGCGGCCGGCAACGTCTCCGAGCCGAGCAACACCGTCGGCCTCACCACCAAGGCCTGCGCCACCGACGGCGGCGTCCCGTCCTCCGTGTCCACGCTGTCCTCGGGCTGGACGATCCCCTGGGGCACGTACTGGATGCCCGACGGCCAGAGCGCGCTGGTCACCGAGCGGGACGACTTCGGGGTCTGGAAACTCGCGAAGGACGGCACCCGCACCAAGGTCGGCACCGTCCCCGAGGCCGTCACCACCAACGGCGAGGGCGGACTGCTCGGCGTCGCCGTCGACCCGAAATGGGCGACCAACCACTACGTCTACTTCATGCACACCGCGTCCGAGGGCAACCGCGTCGTCCGCATGACGTACGACGGTACGAAACTCGGCGACTACAAGATCCTGCTCCAGGGCATCAAGAAGAACCGCTACCACAACGGCGGCCGGCTCGCCTTCGGCCCCGACGGTTATCTGTACGTCTCCACCGGCGAGGCCCAGACGCCCGACCTGGCGCAGGACAGGAACTCCCTCAACGGCAAGATCCTGCGTATGACGACCGACGGGAAGGCGGCTCCCGGCAACCCGTTCGGCAACTACGTCTACAGCCTCGGCCACCGCAATCCGCAGGGCCTCGCCTTCGACAGGGGCGGCCGGTTGTGGGAGGCGGAGTTCGGCAACAGCTCCAAGGACGAGCTGAACCTCATCAAGCCGGGAGCCAACTACGGCTGGCCCACCTGCGAGGGCTCCTGCGGCGTCTCCGGGATGACCAACCCGAAGGCCACCTGGAACGTCTCCGACGCCTCACCCAGCGGCATCGCCATCGTCCGCAACGTCGTCTACATGGCGTCCCTGCGCGGCGAGCGGCTGTGGCGTGTCCCGATCAACGGGGACAACGAGAGCGTGGGCACGCCGACCGCGTACTACGTCGGGACCTACGGCCGGCTGCGCACGGTCACCAAGGTGCCGGGCGCGGACCAGCTGTGGCTGTCCACCACCAACAGCGACAACAACGGAGGGGAGCCGGACGGGTCCGACAAGATCTTCCGGGTGAACATCAGTTAG
- a CDS encoding alpha-galactosidase, whose translation MTGITRVRSLVVAVIGLLIASAIPLLAAGRPAAASDNGQSVRPAMGWSSWSFVRRTPTEAKMKAQADALVSSGLKDHGYVYVNLDDFWQKCDDNGFVVDSAGRWTVDSAKFPGGIRALADYIHSKGLKFGFYVTPGIAKNAVLKNTPIEGTAYHAKDIADTSKTEKNYNCKNMYYIDYGKPGAQEFVNSWAKQFASWGVDYLKIDGVGSQDIPDVQAWDKALRVTGRPINYALSNSLPIADASTWGRLANSWRTQGDVECYCGPGANGSGYPLTDWSHVSARFNTAASWQPHAGPGGWNDLDSLEIGNGDRAGLTADQRRSHFTLWAMAASPLLLGTDLTALDSVDKAMLANDRLIGVDQDGVAAKRVVNSGVRQVFSKRENSGDYVVALFNTGTSGNTTVGVNWSQVGFSGSGDVTDLWSGSHKGVIADSYSATLRPGETRLIRVKPVNNVNVSAESGNASPAAAAPGMAVAPYEYLGWGSPQNPTAVMSATGVKWFTLAFVLSDGTCDPKWDGTRPLTGGNDQSKIDAIRSAGGDVVVSVGGWSGNKLGEKCSSAGALAGAYQKVINAYRLKVLDIDIENTDATVRQRVVDALKTVKANNPGLKTIITFGTTTSGPDATGVDMIKRAANSGLANDVWCVMPFDFGGGATNMGSLTTQAMEGLKARVKAAYGYTDATTYAHIGLSSMNGRTDDSGERVRLADFRTMLAYAQEHHIARLTYWSVNRDRPCGSGTDGDACSGVTQQPYDYLKVFAQYTG comes from the coding sequence ATGACGGGTATCACCCGCGTCAGATCGCTGGTCGTGGCCGTGATCGGGCTGCTGATCGCCTCGGCGATCCCGCTGCTGGCCGCCGGCCGCCCGGCGGCCGCCTCCGACAACGGCCAGTCGGTCCGGCCCGCCATGGGCTGGAGCAGCTGGAGCTTCGTACGGCGCACACCGACCGAGGCGAAGATGAAGGCACAGGCCGACGCACTGGTGTCGAGCGGTCTGAAGGACCACGGCTATGTGTACGTCAACCTCGACGACTTCTGGCAGAAGTGCGACGACAACGGCTTCGTCGTCGACTCGGCCGGCCGGTGGACCGTCGACTCGGCGAAGTTCCCCGGCGGCATCAGGGCACTGGCCGACTACATCCACTCCAAGGGCCTGAAGTTCGGCTTCTACGTCACACCCGGCATCGCCAAGAACGCCGTGCTGAAGAACACGCCGATCGAGGGCACGGCGTACCACGCCAAGGACATCGCCGACACGTCGAAGACCGAGAAGAACTACAACTGCAAGAACATGTACTACATCGACTACGGGAAGCCGGGCGCACAGGAGTTCGTGAACTCGTGGGCGAAGCAGTTCGCCTCCTGGGGGGTCGACTACCTGAAGATCGACGGCGTGGGCAGCCAGGACATCCCCGACGTCCAGGCCTGGGACAAGGCCCTGCGTGTCACCGGACGGCCCATCAACTACGCGCTGTCCAACAGTCTGCCGATCGCGGACGCCTCCACCTGGGGCCGGCTCGCGAACAGCTGGCGCACCCAGGGCGACGTGGAGTGCTACTGCGGACCCGGCGCCAACGGCAGCGGCTATCCGCTGACCGACTGGTCCCATGTCTCCGCCCGCTTCAACACCGCAGCGTCCTGGCAGCCGCACGCCGGACCCGGCGGCTGGAACGACCTGGACTCGCTGGAGATCGGCAACGGTGACCGGGCGGGGCTGACCGCAGACCAGCGGCGCTCGCACTTCACCCTGTGGGCGATGGCGGCGTCCCCGCTGCTGCTCGGCACCGACCTCACCGCACTCGACTCCGTGGACAAGGCGATGCTGGCCAACGACCGGCTGATCGGCGTCGACCAGGACGGGGTGGCCGCGAAACGGGTTGTGAACAGTGGTGTCAGGCAGGTCTTCAGTAAACGCGAGAACAGCGGCGACTACGTGGTGGCGCTGTTCAACACCGGAACGTCCGGCAACACCACGGTCGGTGTGAACTGGTCGCAGGTGGGCTTCAGCGGTTCCGGCGATGTCACCGACCTCTGGTCGGGCTCTCACAAGGGCGTGATCGCGGACTCGTACAGCGCGACACTGCGGCCGGGTGAAACACGGCTGATCCGTGTGAAGCCGGTTAACAACGTGAACGTTTCTGCAGAGAGCGGGAACGCATCCCCGGCAGCCGCAGCGCCCGGCATGGCCGTCGCCCCCTACGAGTACCTCGGCTGGGGCAGTCCCCAGAACCCGACGGCCGTGATGTCGGCGACCGGCGTCAAGTGGTTCACGCTCGCGTTCGTCCTCTCCGACGGCACCTGCGACCCGAAGTGGGACGGCACCCGCCCGCTGACCGGCGGCAACGACCAGTCGAAGATCGACGCGATCAGGTCCGCAGGCGGTGACGTCGTCGTGTCCGTCGGCGGCTGGAGCGGGAACAAACTGGGCGAGAAGTGCTCCAGCGCCGGAGCACTCGCGGGCGCCTACCAGAAGGTGATCAACGCCTATCGGCTCAAGGTTCTCGACATCGACATCGAGAACACCGACGCGACCGTGCGGCAGCGCGTGGTGGACGCGCTGAAGACGGTGAAGGCGAACAACCCCGGCCTCAAGACGATCATCACCTTCGGCACGACCACCAGCGGCCCCGACGCCACCGGCGTCGACATGATCAAGCGGGCCGCGAACTCCGGCCTGGCGAACGACGTGTGGTGCGTCATGCCGTTCGACTTCGGCGGCGGCGCCACCAACATGGGCAGCCTGACCACCCAGGCCATGGAGGGTCTCAAGGCCCGCGTCAAGGCGGCGTACGGCTACACCGACGCGACCACCTACGCCCACATCGGCCTGTCGTCGATGAACGGCAGAACGGACGACTCCGGTGAGCGCGTCCGCCTCGCCGACTTCAGGACGATGCTCGCCTACGCGCAGGAGCACCACATCGCCCGCCTCACCTACTGGTCGGTCAACCGCGACCGCCCGTGCGGTTCCGGCACCGACGGCGACGCCTGCAGCGGCGTGACGCAGCAGCCGTACGACTACCTCAAGGTCTTCGCGCAGTACACGGGTTGA
- a CDS encoding discoidin domain-containing protein — protein MNPPTVSPRRAGAIVLFVLAAVLGLTQPGALAAPLSVRQPAPHSVSRAAVSKAVDATGSTVRPLDLDNPRQDFLRASTGGLFLHWGLRTAPAHTNCSAWESDVTNGGWTPGYWVKEAQKLHTQYLVLATFHSRLGYARPWPSKIPGSCSTERDFVGELITAAKAKGLKVILYMTDDPQWHDEGGHEWLDSAAYSAYKGTNVDLTTRDGFGQFGYDNFFEVMDRYPDLGGFWIDNDNAYWESHNLYAQIQQKRPGYTLSNNNEDTPIMDMISNEQKTGMSPAYDYPQAVYTAQPRLTEADFKLPSSGAWWYDGSDPAVDRMLTLGRLVTNAGSSVKALMAETAQVNGVFPANQAAFNTFADSYLGPIWESLHGTEGGGYLHGGLKPGFWNDGAHGVTTVARADPNRQYVHVLTPPSTSVLRIRDNGYRISAVTDLRTKAAVSWSQSGGVLTLSGLGGWDPYDTVFKVTTAGRQGVLSGVRVSASASASGHGAPAAGDGDYGTYWDSDKSLPVNLTFDLGSAKKARYVGLNQREDSVAYARSDTEQSARIKDYKVFVSDDGSTWGNAVKTGQLASRRGIQGIDLTAVDARYVRLEVDTTWAAATDTTRYKRLRVDEAWIGTSYATPVNATPVNGGQS, from the coding sequence ATGAACCCCCCCACCGTCTCCCCGCGCAGGGCCGGGGCGATCGTCCTGTTCGTCCTCGCCGCCGTCCTCGGACTCACCCAGCCCGGGGCCCTCGCGGCCCCGCTCTCCGTGCGGCAACCCGCTCCGCACTCCGTCTCCCGTGCAGCCGTCAGCAAGGCCGTCGACGCGACTGGTTCAACGGTGCGGCCGCTCGACCTGGACAACCCCCGCCAGGACTTCCTCCGGGCCTCCACCGGCGGCCTCTTCCTGCACTGGGGCCTGCGCACCGCGCCCGCCCACACCAACTGCTCCGCCTGGGAGAGCGACGTCACGAACGGCGGCTGGACGCCCGGCTACTGGGTGAAGGAGGCGCAGAAACTGCACACGCAGTACCTCGTCCTCGCCACCTTCCACAGCCGCCTGGGCTATGCCCGCCCCTGGCCGTCGAAGATCCCGGGCTCCTGCTCCACCGAACGGGACTTCGTCGGCGAGCTGATCACCGCCGCGAAGGCCAAGGGGCTGAAGGTCATCCTCTACATGACCGACGATCCGCAATGGCATGACGAGGGCGGCCACGAGTGGCTCGACTCGGCGGCGTACTCGGCCTACAAGGGCACGAACGTCGACCTGACCACCCGTGACGGTTTCGGGCAGTTCGGCTACGACAACTTCTTCGAGGTCATGGACCGCTATCCCGACCTCGGGGGCTTCTGGATCGACAACGACAACGCGTACTGGGAGAGCCACAACCTCTACGCGCAGATCCAGCAGAAGCGGCCGGGCTACACGCTCAGCAACAACAACGAGGACACGCCGATCATGGACATGATCAGCAATGAGCAGAAGACGGGAATGTCGCCCGCATACGATTACCCGCAGGCTGTATACACCGCACAACCCCGGCTGACCGAGGCCGACTTCAAGCTCCCCTCGTCCGGCGCCTGGTGGTACGACGGCTCCGACCCCGCCGTCGACCGCATGCTCACCCTCGGCCGGCTCGTCACCAACGCCGGCTCCTCCGTGAAGGCCCTCATGGCGGAGACCGCCCAGGTCAACGGCGTGTTCCCGGCCAACCAGGCCGCCTTCAACACCTTCGCGGACTCCTACCTCGGCCCCATCTGGGAGTCCCTGCACGGCACCGAGGGAGGCGGCTATCTGCATGGAGGTCTGAAACCCGGCTTCTGGAACGACGGGGCGCACGGCGTCACCACCGTCGCCAGGGCCGACCCGAACCGCCAGTACGTGCACGTCCTGACCCCGCCCAGCACCAGCGTGCTGCGCATCCGGGACAACGGCTACCGCATCTCCGCCGTCACCGACCTCCGTACCAAAGCAGCGGTCTCCTGGTCACAGTCGGGCGGCGTACTGACCCTGAGCGGCCTCGGCGGCTGGGACCCGTACGACACCGTCTTCAAGGTCACCACGGCCGGCCGGCAGGGCGTCCTCTCCGGCGTCAGGGTGAGCGCGAGCGCGTCGGCGAGCGGCCACGGAGCTCCAGCGGCGGGTGACGGCGACTACGGGACCTACTGGGACAGCGACAAGTCGCTGCCCGTCAACCTCACCTTCGACCTCGGCTCGGCGAAGAAGGCGCGGTACGTCGGGCTCAACCAGCGCGAGGACTCCGTCGCGTACGCCCGCTCGGACACCGAGCAGTCGGCGCGGATCAAGGACTACAAGGTGTTCGTCAGCGACGACGGCTCGACCTGGGGCAACGCGGTGAAGACCGGCCAACTGGCGAGCCGGCGCGGGATCCAGGGGATCGATCTCACGGCCGTCGACGCCCGCTACGTCCGCCTCGAAGTCGACACCACCTGGGCCGCCGCCACCGACACCACCCGCTACAAACGCCTGCGCGTCGACGAGGCGTGGATCGGCACCTCATACGCGACGCCGGTGAACGCGACTCCGGTGAACGGGGGACAGTCATGA
- a CDS encoding Tat pathway signal sequence domain protein codes for MSTSRRALLGAALGGAAGAAVGLPAATPAQAASWQQKWAPSASADGLGAFETVEDDRADSHPAAHPHIYATGNNWRFNMHTVDRDTSTDRQRQEVTGLRNGSGSDYLKWTEGQTWRVTYSMYIPSSLKATTTFTHIMQMKQPGNGTSPLVVQSLRRVNGVQTIELKLAIDDILIGRTNLDPLHDRWTDVDFQIKVGNGSAGTVRWILKSAGSTVIDASKTGVDTFLADRVRPKWGIYRSLGDTSGSLQDAYMLLTNLRGYQLG; via the coding sequence ATGAGCACATCCAGAAGGGCGCTGCTGGGCGCCGCCCTCGGCGGGGCCGCCGGAGCGGCCGTCGGACTACCGGCCGCCACCCCTGCCCAAGCCGCCTCCTGGCAGCAGAAGTGGGCTCCGTCGGCGAGCGCCGACGGCCTCGGCGCCTTCGAGACCGTCGAGGACGACCGCGCCGACTCCCACCCCGCCGCACACCCGCACATCTACGCCACCGGCAACAACTGGCGCTTCAACATGCACACCGTCGACCGCGACACCTCGACCGACCGCCAGCGCCAGGAGGTCACGGGCCTGCGCAACGGAAGCGGCAGCGACTACCTCAAGTGGACCGAGGGGCAGACCTGGCGGGTCACCTACTCGATGTACATCCCCAGCTCGCTGAAGGCGACCACCACCTTCACCCACATCATGCAGATGAAGCAGCCGGGCAACGGCACCTCCCCGCTCGTCGTCCAGTCACTGCGGCGGGTGAACGGCGTGCAGACCATCGAACTCAAACTGGCCATCGACGACATCCTGATCGGCCGCACGAACCTGGACCCGCTGCACGACAGATGGACCGACGTCGACTTCCAGATCAAGGTCGGCAACGGCTCGGCGGGCACGGTCCGTTGGATCCTCAAGTCCGCCGGCTCGACAGTGATCGACGCCTCGAAGACCGGCGTCGACACCTTCCTGGCCGACCGCGTGCGCCCCAAGTGGGGCATCTACCGCTCCCTCGGCGACACCTCCGGATCCTTGCAGGACGCCTACATGCTGCTCACCAATCTCCGTGGCTACCAGCTCGGTTGA
- a CDS encoding glycoside hydrolase family 88/105 protein, which produces MRHRRLSTALTAVALTAVTLSALPAAVPQPAAAVSARPAPRPATDPDRSLAVVDSTMARYTPSTIGGWSYPVGLYLYGQYLVYRRTHDARQLAYIKDYVDRFVKSDGSIDQPFNSLDSMQAGRLLVILHHETGQDRYRTAARKIRDRLNTYPRTGDGGFWHADTASRAHQLWADGVYMVNPFLVEYGREFGDSAYANDEAAKQLAVYGGHLQVANGLLRHAYDESKSASWADPGTGLAPEHWCRAVGWYSMAIVDVLDAIPADHPRRPQLLAIVRKLAAGLEKYQDPATGRWFQVIDKGAQSGNWTETSCSSMFAYALSRGARRGYLDPHFKAVAERGHQGVLAKLSTGADGRTELADISVGTNVGDYAYYVARTRAVNDFHGLGAFLIMNEQLRGD; this is translated from the coding sequence ATGAGACACCGGCGTCTGTCCACGGCCCTCACGGCCGTCGCGCTCACCGCCGTCACCCTGTCCGCCCTCCCTGCGGCCGTTCCGCAACCGGCCGCGGCCGTGAGCGCTCGGCCCGCACCCCGCCCGGCCACTGACCCCGACCGGTCCCTGGCCGTCGTCGACTCCACCATGGCCCGATACACGCCGAGCACCATCGGAGGCTGGTCCTACCCGGTCGGCCTCTACCTCTACGGCCAGTACCTCGTCTACCGGCGCACCCACGACGCCCGCCAGCTCGCCTACATCAAGGACTACGTCGACCGCTTCGTGAAGAGCGACGGCTCCATCGACCAGCCCTTCAACAGCCTCGACAGCATGCAGGCCGGCCGGCTCCTGGTGATCCTGCACCATGAGACCGGCCAGGACCGCTACCGCACGGCGGCCAGGAAGATCCGCGACCGCCTGAACACCTACCCGCGCACGGGCGACGGCGGTTTCTGGCACGCGGACACCGCGAGCCGCGCCCATCAACTCTGGGCCGACGGCGTCTACATGGTGAACCCGTTCCTCGTCGAGTACGGCAGGGAGTTCGGCGACAGCGCGTACGCGAACGACGAGGCCGCGAAGCAACTCGCCGTCTACGGCGGTCATCTGCAGGTAGCGAACGGGCTGCTCAGACACGCCTACGACGAGTCGAAGAGCGCGAGTTGGGCCGATCCGGGGACCGGACTAGCTCCCGAGCACTGGTGCCGTGCGGTCGGCTGGTACTCCATGGCCATCGTCGACGTCCTCGACGCGATCCCCGCGGACCATCCGCGCCGCCCACAACTCCTCGCCATCGTGCGCAAGTTGGCGGCCGGTCTGGAGAAGTACCAGGACCCGGCGACCGGACGCTGGTTCCAGGTGATCGACAAGGGCGCCCAGAGCGGCAACTGGACCGAGACGTCCTGCTCCAGCATGTTCGCCTACGCCCTCTCGCGCGGTGCCCGACGCGGCTATCTCGACCCGCACTTCAAGGCTGTCGCCGAGCGTGGTCACCAGGGTGTCCTCGCCAAGCTCTCGACCGGCGCGGACGGCCGGACCGAACTCGCCGACATCTCCGTCGGCACGAACGTCGGCGACTACGCGTACTACGTCGCCCGTACCCGGGCCGTCAACGACTTCCACGGTCTGGGTGCCTTCCTGATCATGAACGAACAACTGCGAGGAGATTAG
- a CDS encoding aldo/keto reductase: MSSKVPPIILNNGVEMPQLGFGVWQVPDDEAERAVATALETGYRSIDTAAIYGNEEGTGKAIAASGVPREDLFVTTKLWNGDQGYDSTLRAFDTSLEKLGLEYVDLYLIHWPQPAKGRFVDTYKAFEKLAADGRARSIGVSNFLPEHLDRLLPETSVVPAVNQIELHPHLQQHESREYHAEHGIATEAWSPLGSGKGLLEVPAIVAIAQKHGRTPAQVVLRWHLQLGNVVIPKSVTPSRIKENIEVFDFSLDTEDLAAISALNEGRRLGPDPATFESG, from the coding sequence GTGAGCAGCAAGGTCCCCCCGATCATTCTGAACAACGGCGTCGAGATGCCCCAGCTGGGCTTCGGCGTCTGGCAGGTGCCGGACGACGAGGCGGAGCGGGCGGTCGCCACCGCCCTGGAGACCGGGTACCGCAGCATCGACACAGCGGCGATCTACGGCAACGAAGAGGGCACCGGCAAGGCCATCGCCGCGTCCGGCGTCCCCCGCGAGGACCTCTTCGTCACCACCAAGCTCTGGAACGGCGACCAGGGGTACGACTCCACCCTCCGCGCCTTCGACACCTCCCTGGAGAAGCTCGGCCTGGAGTACGTGGACCTGTATCTGATCCACTGGCCGCAGCCGGCCAAGGGCAGGTTCGTCGACACGTACAAGGCGTTCGAGAAGCTCGCGGCGGACGGTCGTGCCCGGTCCATCGGCGTCTCCAACTTCCTTCCGGAGCACCTCGACCGGCTCCTCCCCGAGACGTCGGTCGTCCCCGCGGTCAACCAGATCGAACTGCACCCGCATCTCCAGCAGCACGAGTCCCGCGAGTACCACGCGGAGCACGGCATCGCCACGGAGGCCTGGTCCCCGCTCGGCTCCGGCAAGGGTCTGCTGGAGGTCCCGGCGATCGTGGCCATCGCCCAGAAGCACGGCCGTACGCCGGCCCAGGTCGTCCTTCGCTGGCATCTTCAGCTGGGCAACGTGGTGATCCCCAAGTCCGTGACGCCGTCCCGGATCAAGGAGAACATCGAGGTCTTCGACTTCAGCCTGGACACGGAGGACCTCGCGGCGATCAGCGCGCTGAACGAGGGCCGCCGACTGGGCCCGGACCCGGCCACGTTCGAGTCGGGCTGA